In Penaeus monodon isolate SGIC_2016 chromosome 8, NSTDA_Pmon_1, whole genome shotgun sequence, one DNA window encodes the following:
- the LOC119575995 gene encoding disks large 1 tumor suppressor protein-like produces MLRNGRLDPTVLDNPLAANNIKNSRGRRNYETEESEEQRHSRWRDSCHNLRPQESDEERHLREYVSSRRVIEHPDTKRVRESDQMFSKDNKDRKRSKDRQGSKRDKERKKVHPVDEVTTSCRSRTPRRARKPSPVRPASTSWTCYDENDTSIAYILYERLTNGAEDEWEHEEITLERGNQGLGFSIAGGTDNPHIGSTKSVTMLSNAGGCSPADRPPLGLPSCNPSPRKTKNPPRIHGRRERTTDMRDQSLYQYIDLVA; encoded by the exons ATGTTGAGGAATGGGCGACTGGATCCGACCGTCCTGGACAATCCTTTGGCTGCGAACAACATTAAAAATTCTAGAGGAAGACGAAACTATGAGACTGAGGAATCAGAGGAACAGAGACACAGCAGGTGGAGAGACTCTTGTCACAATCTCCGTCCTCAAGAGAGTGACGAGGAGAGACACCTCCGAGAGTATGTTAGTTCTCGGCGAGTGATTGAACATCCCGACACTAAACGCGTGAGAGAAAGTGACCAAATGTTCTCCAAAGATAACAAAGATAGAAAACGGAGTAAGGACAGACAAGGAAGCAAGCgtgacaaagagaggaagaaagtacaTCCGGTCGACGAAGTGACAACTTCCTGTCGCTCTCGCACTCCTCGGAGGGCCCGGAAGCCCTCGCCCGTGAGACCCGCCAGTACCTCGTGGACTTGTTATGATGAAAACGATACTAGCATTGCGTATATCTTGTACGAGAGGCTG ACCAATGGCGCGGAGGACGAGTGGGAGCACGAGGAGATCACGCTGGAGCGCGGCAACCAGGGCCTGGGCTTCAGCATCGCCGGGGGCACCGACAATCCTCACATTGG TTCCACAA aatcagtcactatGTTGTCTAATGCTGGGGGCTGTTCCCCCGCCGATCGGCCCCCATTGGGGCTGCCGTCCTGCAACCCATCcccaaggaaaacaaagaatcctccccGTATTCACGGCAGGAGAGAGCGCACGACCGACATGCGGGACCAAAGTCTATATCAGTATATAGACCTTGTGGcataa